The following are encoded together in the Lathyrus oleraceus cultivar Zhongwan6 chromosome 3, CAAS_Psat_ZW6_1.0, whole genome shotgun sequence genome:
- the LOC127131353 gene encoding uncharacterized protein LOC127131353, whose product MAAFSRNKRVSGFFDEEARARLIASDHCNLNSLSDDNESISLSALVHGFLEEHTNSNDDSVANEFEMDRVDSDNDSSMMKRLNAVQSNNEDHYRITLLEHVSEAIEFFAFLKERNISNFRQSVAAFLRERGHDAEVCVTTWNAYDGAITAGSYEFIDVVQTGFITRRYFVDLEFRAQFEIARPTRQFSEVLSSVPGVFVGGETELRRTVTILCDAAKRCFMTRELSIPPWRKTRFMKNKWFAPSRRTVNPVYGKPVKVTAVNGVSCRLLGFHDVVMETRRGGAVTVRTR is encoded by the coding sequence ATGGCAGCTTTCTCTAGAAACAAACGAGTTTCTGGCTTCTTCGACGAAGAAGCCAGAGCTCGACTTATCGCCTCCGATCATTGCAATCTCAACTCATTATCCGACGACAATGAGTCAATCTCCCTCTCTGCTCTAGTGCATGGCTTTCTTGAAGAACACACCAACAGCAACGATGACTCGGTGGCTAACGAGTTTGAAATGGACCGAGTCGACTCAGACAACGACTCATCGATGATGAAGAGGTTAAACGCTGTGCAATCAAACAATGAGGATCATTACAGAATCACGCTTCTCGAACACGTTTCGGAAGCAATTGAGTTCTTCGCGTTTTTAAAAGAGCGAAATATTTCTAATTTCAGGCAGAGTGTGGCGGCGTTTCTCAGAGAGAGAGGACACGACGCGGAGGTTTGTGTTACCACGTGGAATGCTTACGACGGCGCTATAACCGCCGGTAGCTATGAGTTCATCGACGTGGTGCAAACAGGATTCATCACGCGGCGGTATTTCGTGGACCTAGAATTTCGCGCTCAATTTGAAATTGCTAGGCCGACGCGGCAGTTCTCGGAGGTGTTGAGCTCCGTTCCCGGCGTTTTCGTCGGAGGAGAGACGGAGCTGAGACGAACTGTTACGATTTTGTGCGATGCGGCGAAGAGGTGTTTTATGACTAGAGAACTTTCAATTCCGCCGTGGAGAAAAACCCGGTTCATGAAGAATAAGTGGTTTGCGCCGTCCAGACGAACCGTTAATCCGGTTTATGGAAAACCGGTGAAGGTAACGGCAGTGAACGGCGTTAGTTGTAGGTTGTTGGGTTTTCACGACGTGGTTATGGAGACTAGACGGGGAGGGGCCGTTACTGTTCGTACAAGATGA